A DNA window from Luteolibacter luteus contains the following coding sequences:
- a CDS encoding CmpA/NrtA family ABC transporter substrate-binding protein, translated as MNQNHSSLSRRAFLGHSTKATALGLLASGLPTGWAGAQTASDAPETANVNFGIIALTDCSPIIIAHEKGLFKKYGINSTVTKGASWAAIRDSLANGDIQATHMLIGMPIASTMGLGGAPKVPMVIPWLLNRNGQSISLANSLKGKVGADPKALKPLVDAAKAGGNPMTFAMTFPPGTHAMWLRYWLAAGGINPGDAAGAGADISLITIPPPQMVANMQVGKMDGFCVGEPWNGKAVADGIGFTGINTQAIWKHHPEKVCAFTEDFANKNPKTVKAVLKALHEASVWLDKMENRPEQAKIVSATSYINCPPESILQRLQGKYDMGDGRKFRDPDYMIFSDRNCNYPQPKYCKWWLTQLRRWGFTTGAPDYEGITRQVMRTDFYEEAMKEIGYTHDGLSDASESFFDGTKFDPKADLEAFAASFAIKTLKG; from the coding sequence ATGAATCAAAACCACTCGTCGCTCTCCCGTCGCGCCTTCCTCGGCCACTCCACCAAAGCCACCGCCCTCGGTCTCCTCGCCTCCGGCCTGCCCACCGGATGGGCCGGTGCCCAGACGGCATCCGATGCGCCCGAAACTGCGAACGTCAACTTCGGCATCATCGCTCTCACCGATTGCTCGCCGATCATCATCGCGCATGAGAAGGGCCTTTTCAAAAAATACGGGATCAACTCGACGGTGACGAAGGGCGCGAGCTGGGCAGCGATCCGTGACTCGCTTGCCAATGGTGACATCCAGGCCACCCATATGCTCATCGGCATGCCCATCGCCTCCACCATGGGACTCGGCGGCGCCCCGAAGGTGCCGATGGTGATTCCATGGCTGCTCAATCGCAACGGTCAGTCAATCAGCCTCGCAAACTCGCTCAAAGGAAAGGTCGGCGCGGACCCGAAGGCGCTGAAGCCGCTCGTCGATGCGGCGAAAGCCGGCGGCAATCCGATGACCTTCGCGATGACTTTTCCTCCAGGCACGCATGCCATGTGGCTGCGCTATTGGCTGGCTGCCGGTGGCATCAATCCCGGCGATGCGGCCGGTGCCGGTGCGGACATTTCCCTCATCACCATCCCGCCGCCGCAGATGGTGGCGAACATGCAGGTGGGCAAGATGGATGGCTTCTGCGTGGGCGAGCCATGGAATGGCAAGGCCGTGGCCGATGGCATCGGCTTCACCGGCATCAATACCCAGGCAATCTGGAAGCACCACCCCGAGAAGGTCTGCGCCTTCACCGAAGATTTCGCGAACAAGAATCCGAAGACCGTGAAGGCCGTGCTCAAGGCGCTCCATGAAGCCAGCGTCTGGCTCGACAAGATGGAGAACCGCCCGGAGCAGGCAAAGATCGTAAGCGCCACCAGCTACATCAACTGCCCGCCCGAATCGATCCTCCAGCGGCTCCAGGGCAAGTACGACATGGGCGATGGCCGCAAGTTCCGCGATCCGGACTACATGATCTTCAGCGATCGCAACTGCAACTACCCGCAGCCGAAGTACTGCAAGTGGTGGCTCACGCAGCTCCGCCGCTGGGGCTTCACCACGGGAGCGCCGGACTATGAAGGCATCACCAGGCAAGTGATGCGCACCGATTTCTATGAGGAAGCGATGAAGGAGATCGGCTACACGCACGACGGCCTGAGCGATGCTTCCGAATCTTTCTTCGATGGCACCAAGTTCGACCCGAAGGCCGATCTCGAAGCCTTCGCAGCCTCCTTCGCCATCAAGACCCTCAAGGGCTAA
- the ntrB gene encoding nitrate ABC transporter permease, protein MKFIQSLKLDVLLLPLVGIMLCLGGWAIIAGKSTTTTTVDDWGDPVTKVERHGISKNLPSPTETWTASKPYIVEPLAKRGELDQGILRFTWLSLKLVAQGYFIALLIGTPIGFFLGLSKNFTKAFDPIIQILRPVSPLAWLPLGMVLFSGLKVLDASGRVSFGTSDAAALFTIAICAMWPTVLNTAVGVRAVPQDYLNVAKVLKLSRMKTLFKVLIPSALPYMFTGFRLSLGIAWLVIVAVEMLIGKPGIGGFLWQQYNANSFAHIILSILTIGVIGYVLDRLMSLVEGRFRTA, encoded by the coding sequence ATGAAGTTCATTCAGTCTCTCAAGCTCGACGTCCTCCTGCTGCCGCTCGTCGGCATCATGCTCTGCCTCGGCGGCTGGGCCATCATCGCGGGAAAATCCACGACCACCACCACGGTGGATGATTGGGGAGATCCGGTCACCAAGGTGGAGCGTCATGGCATCTCGAAGAATCTCCCCTCGCCCACCGAGACATGGACGGCAAGCAAGCCCTACATCGTCGAGCCACTGGCCAAGCGCGGCGAGCTCGACCAAGGTATCCTGCGCTTCACCTGGCTCTCGCTGAAGCTGGTCGCACAGGGCTATTTCATCGCTTTGCTAATCGGCACGCCGATCGGCTTCTTCCTGGGACTCTCGAAGAATTTCACGAAGGCATTCGACCCGATCATCCAGATTCTCCGTCCGGTATCGCCGCTCGCATGGCTGCCGCTCGGCATGGTGCTCTTTAGCGGGCTGAAAGTCCTGGATGCGAGCGGACGCGTGAGTTTCGGCACGTCCGATGCTGCGGCGCTGTTCACCATCGCCATCTGTGCCATGTGGCCCACCGTGCTCAATACCGCCGTCGGCGTGCGGGCGGTCCCGCAGGACTACCTGAATGTCGCCAAGGTACTGAAACTCTCACGCATGAAGACCTTGTTCAAGGTCCTCATTCCCTCGGCACTTCCCTACATGTTCACCGGCTTCCGCCTCTCTCTCGGGATCGCCTGGCTGGTCATCGTCGCTGTGGAAATGCTGATCGGGAAGCCCGGCATCGGTGGCTTCCTCTGGCAGCAATACAACGCGAACAGCTTCGCCCACATCATCCTCTCCATCCTGACGATCGGGGTGATCGGCTATGTGCTGGATCGCCTGATGAGCCTCGTCGAAGGGCGCTTCCGCACGGCTTGA